The Cyanobacteriota bacterium DNA window ACCTTGCCAATAGTCGATTTTAGTTCCGTCCCCAGCGGAAAACGGTTGCACCCCAGGTTAAACCAGCCCCAAACCCAGCACAGGCGATAACATCACCGGGCTTAATATTGCCCTGACGCACTTCTGGATCCAATGCCAGGGGAATGGAGGCGGCTGAGGTGTTGCCATAGTGAGCCAGGTTGCTGATGACCTTTTCTCTAGGGATGCCTAGGCGATCGGCAACTGCATCTAGAATGCGCTGGTTTGCTTGATGCAGTAGCAGCCAGTCTACTTGGGCGGCGGTAATCCCAGCTCGATACAATGCTTTTTCGATCACTTCGGGCACTTGTTTCACAGCAAAGCGATACACTTCTTGTCCGTTCATGGTGACAGGTTGATAGGTGCCTTGGGCGATCGTAACTCCAGCGCCAATCTCCGTTGCTGTCGGCTGATAGGCTAGGTTTAAGCAGTCGTTAAGTGTACCGTCACTGCGTAGCTCAAAGCTCAGGAGGTGATTAGTTGCGTGAGCCTGTAGCACCATTGCCCCAGCGCCATCCCCAAACAAAATACAAGTGCGGCGATCGTGCCAATCAGTCCATCTTGACAGCACATCCGCACCAATCAAAAGTACAGTTTGGTAGGCACCTGTGTGAATAAACTGGGCTGCGGTCACCATGCCAAAGACAAACCCAGAGCAGGCAGCCGTGATATCAAATGCTACAGCTCTGTTGGCTCCCAAGGCGGTTTGTACGCGGCAGGCACTACCAAACAAGTCATCACTAGTAGAAGTTGCCAAAATCATTAAATCAACATCCGCAGGATCAACCCCCGCCATTTCCAGGGCATAAGCACCAGCCACCGTTGCCAAGGTGGTCACCGATTCGTTGACACTTGCTAGTCGCCGTTGCCGAATTCCCGTTCGACTAGAAATCCACTCATCGTTGGTATCAACTATTTGGCTTAAACCTTCATTATCAAGGATAGTAGCAGGGACTGCGGATCCAATCCCCGTAATAGCGACTCCTGCGTGTTGGTGTTTCAAAGTAATCTTGTCCTTATCTGTACCCGAAACTATTGGCAATTCCTAGGATTGCTTGCCGACCATAGCCTGCTGCGCCATATTGATACGGTCTAACACGGTATGGTCAACGGCTTCCTTCGCCAAGCGCACAGCATTGAATACAGTGGGAGCTTGGGAACTACCATGACCAATGATACAGATTCCATCGACCCCTAACAACAAGGCTCCACCATGCTCAGCATGATCAATTCTCTGGCGAATCCGCCGTAGGTTTGGCTTCAGGAGGGTTGTGCCTAGCTTACCGTGCATACCCCGCGGCAACTCTTGCCGCAGAATCTGTAACAATACATCACCAACCGCCTCAGCAAACTTTAGTAACACATTGCCCACAAAGCCATCACACACAACCACATCAAAGCGGCCAGACAACACATCTCGCCCTTCAGCATTACCGATGAAGCTAATATGGGGGTTCTCAGACAAAAGCTGGTGAGCGCGGATAGCAACATCATTGCCTTTGGTAGACTCTTCACCGATATTTAGCAGGCCGACCTTAGGTTCCTCTGTGCCCATCACATATTGGCTATAAATGCTGCCCATCACAGCAAATTGCTCTAAAAACTGAGGACGGCAGTCAACATTAGCGCCAACATCCAATATCAACACAGACTTGCCAGCCATCAATGTTGGAAAGACAGCCGCGATCGCTGGCCGCTCAATTCCTTTCAAGCGTCCTAACCGCAGTAGAGCCGCTGCCATGGCTGCTCCAGAATGACCTGCCGAAACCACAGCATCAGCCCGCTTTTCCTTCACTAGTTGCATAGCCACATTAATTGACGCATTAGGCTTGCGCCGCAGAGCCACCAGTGGCTCTTCTTCCATCTCTACCACGCCTTCAGCGGGCACAATTTCCATCGGTTGCGAACTGGTGTGTTTCCTGAGTTCCGTGGTGATTTGGTCAGGATCGCCAACAAGAATCACCTCGGCATCCAGTTCTTCGTGCGCTCTCAGCGCCCCAGCGACAATCTCAGCAGGGGCATGATCCCCGCCCATTGCATCGATCGCAATTCTTGCTCGAGTTACAGCCATTGAGCCTACGTAGAGAAACATTACAGATATTATCAGGTTAGTAACCACAACGTATGAGGCACTTTTCCTGGTTTAAGCTTTGTTAAGCCAATATCAGTATCCCATAGGGTGACAGTTTCCTGACCAGTTCCTGACCAAGAAGGCTAAATGACTGCCATCAGTTTTGCATCCCATTTGCTGACAGAAACCTCAACTAGGCCAATTGATAAAGGTCAGAATACTCAGTAATCAGCTCATCCTGCGTTAGACTGT harbors:
- a CDS encoding ketoacyl-ACP synthase III; protein product: MKHQHAGVAITGIGSAVPATILDNEGLSQIVDTNDEWISSRTGIRQRRLASVNESVTTLATVAGAYALEMAGVDPADVDLMILATSTSDDLFGSACRVQTALGANRAVAFDITAACSGFVFGMVTAAQFIHTGAYQTVLLIGADVLSRWTDWHDRRTCILFGDGAGAMVLQAHATNHLLSFELRSDGTLNDCLNLAYQPTATEIGAGVTIAQGTYQPVTMNGQEVYRFAVKQVPEVIEKALYRAGITAAQVDWLLLHQANQRILDAVADRLGIPREKVISNLAHYGNTSAASIPLALDPEVRQGNIKPGDVIACAGFGAGLTWGATVFRWGRN
- the plsX gene encoding phosphate acyltransferase PlsX, whose translation is MAVTRARIAIDAMGGDHAPAEIVAGALRAHEELDAEVILVGDPDQITTELRKHTSSQPMEIVPAEGVVEMEEEPLVALRRKPNASINVAMQLVKEKRADAVVSAGHSGAAMAAALLRLGRLKGIERPAIAAVFPTLMAGKSVLILDVGANVDCRPQFLEQFAVMGSIYSQYVMGTEEPKVGLLNIGEESTKGNDVAIRAHQLLSENPHISFIGNAEGRDVLSGRFDVVVCDGFVGNVLLKFAEAVGDVLLQILRQELPRGMHGKLGTTLLKPNLRRIRQRIDHAEHGGALLLGVDGICIIGHGSSQAPTVFNAVRLAKEAVDHTVLDRINMAQQAMVGKQS